AGTGGACTTGCCCCCGTACCTCAGGACACCCGTTCCCGCCTCAGGTTGAAGGAATCGCCAGCCGTCGGAACTCTCGGGGGGACCGGTAGCCTAGCGCGCTATGTGGGTGGTGCTCGTTGTAATGGGCAAAGGCCTGCGCCAGGTTCGCCAGTGCGGTTTTCCCGTCCGGCTTTGGCATGAAGGCGAT
The window above is part of the Microvirgula aerodenitrificans DSM 15089 genome. Proteins encoded here:
- a CDS encoding integrase core domain-containing protein, with the protein product IAFMPKPDGKTALANLAQAFAHYNEHHPHSALGYRSPREFRRLAIPST